The following coding sequences lie in one Pectobacterium sp. A5351 genomic window:
- the cyoE gene encoding heme o synthase, translating into MIKQYLQVTKPGIIFGNLISVIGGFLLAAQGRIDYPLFLATLMGVSLVVASGCVFNNVIDRDIDKKMERTKNRVLVKGLISLKVTLVYASLLGIAGFALLYIAANPLAMWLAVMGFIVYVGVYSLYMKRHSVYGTLIGSLSGAAPPVIGYCAVSNQFDAGALILLLIFSLWQMPHSYAIAIFRFKDYQAANIPVLPVVKGISVAKNHITLYILAFAIATLMLSLGGYAGYKYLVVAAAVSVWWLGMALSGYKNAIDDRVWARKLFVFSIVAITSLSVMMSVDSMAPAHEVLLTYLR; encoded by the coding sequence ATGATTAAGCAATACCTGCAAGTTACTAAACCAGGAATTATTTTCGGAAATCTGATTTCCGTTATCGGTGGATTTCTCCTTGCGGCCCAGGGCCGCATTGATTATCCCTTGTTTCTCGCCACCCTTATGGGTGTGTCGTTAGTCGTTGCATCTGGCTGCGTGTTTAACAACGTCATTGACCGCGACATCGACAAGAAAATGGAGAGAACCAAAAATCGGGTTCTGGTAAAAGGACTGATTTCGCTGAAGGTAACGCTGGTTTACGCATCGCTGTTAGGTATTGCGGGCTTTGCTCTGCTGTACATCGCGGCTAATCCGCTGGCCATGTGGCTGGCGGTGATGGGCTTCATCGTGTATGTCGGTGTTTATAGCCTGTATATGAAGCGGCATTCTGTTTATGGCACGCTCATTGGCAGCCTGTCCGGTGCAGCGCCTCCGGTTATCGGTTACTGCGCCGTCAGCAACCAGTTCGATGCTGGTGCGTTGATTCTGCTACTGATCTTTAGCCTGTGGCAAATGCCGCATTCATACGCGATTGCGATTTTCCGCTTTAAGGATTATCAGGCAGCCAACATCCCGGTTCTGCCCGTTGTGAAAGGTATCTCCGTTGCGAAAAACCACATTACGCTATATATCTTGGCGTTTGCGATCGCAACATTGATGCTGTCTCTCGGCGGTTACGCAGGCTACAAATATCTGGTTGTTGCCGCCGCCGTTAGCGTGTGGTGGCTGGGTATGGCGCTGTCAGGCTATAAAAATGCGATTGATGACCGCGTATGGGCACGAAAACTGTTCGTTTTCTCAATCGTCGCGATTACCTCACTGAGCGTCATGATGTCTGTGGACTCCATGGCCCCAGCGCATGAAGTCCTGCTGACCTACCTGCGTTAA
- a CDS encoding MFS transporter, translated as MNDNKMTPGELRATWGLGAVFSLRMLGMFMVLPVLTTYGMALQGASEALIGIAIGIYGLMQAIFQIPFGLVSDRIGRKPLIVGGLLIFALGSVIAALSDSIWGIILGRALQGAGAISAAVMALLSDLTREQNRTKAMAFIGVSFGVTFAIAMVVGPIITHAFGLQALFWGIALLSLAGIVITLTLIPSAPEHILNRESAMVRGSFRKVLGNSRLLKLNIGIMCLHILLMSSFVALPRVMESVGLAPQDHWKVYLTTMLISFAGVVPFIIYAEVKRRMRQVFIGCIVVLIAAEVVLWAAGNHLWQIIIGVQLFFLAFNVMEALLPSLISKESPAGYKGTAMGVYSTTQFIGVAIGGSLGGGLFELYGASAVFIAGAAISTIWLLVSFTMQEPPYLSSLRITLPDLALRDSELEQKIRTQPGVADVVVVPDEQSAYVKIDNKKTNRQQLEQLVGQN; from the coding sequence ATGAACGATAATAAAATGACCCCTGGTGAATTGCGTGCCACATGGGGTTTGGGAGCGGTTTTTTCACTGCGCATGCTTGGCATGTTCATGGTGTTGCCCGTTCTGACCACTTATGGCATGGCCTTACAGGGTGCCAGTGAAGCGCTGATCGGTATTGCAATTGGTATTTATGGCCTGATGCAGGCTATTTTCCAGATCCCCTTCGGCCTGGTTTCTGACCGTATCGGCAGAAAACCCCTTATCGTTGGAGGGCTGCTGATTTTTGCACTCGGCAGCGTTATCGCCGCGCTGAGCGACTCCATCTGGGGGATTATCCTTGGTCGGGCGTTACAAGGCGCAGGCGCCATCTCCGCCGCCGTTATGGCGTTGCTTTCCGACCTGACGCGTGAACAGAACCGTACTAAAGCGATGGCATTTATCGGCGTGAGCTTCGGCGTCACCTTTGCTATCGCGATGGTCGTGGGGCCGATCATTACCCATGCCTTCGGCTTACAAGCGCTTTTCTGGGGCATCGCCCTGCTGTCACTCGCAGGTATTGTCATTACCCTGACACTGATTCCTTCCGCACCTGAGCACATTCTGAATCGAGAATCAGCGATGGTGCGTGGCAGTTTCCGCAAAGTGCTCGGCAATAGCCGCCTGCTGAAACTGAATATCGGTATTATGTGTCTGCATATTTTATTGATGTCGAGCTTCGTCGCTCTACCGCGCGTAATGGAATCTGTGGGGCTAGCGCCGCAGGACCATTGGAAAGTCTATCTGACCACCATGCTGATCTCTTTTGCCGGCGTCGTGCCTTTCATCATTTATGCCGAAGTCAAAAGACGAATGAGGCAGGTCTTCATCGGCTGTATCGTGGTGTTGATCGCCGCAGAAGTTGTCTTATGGGCAGCGGGTAACCATCTTTGGCAAATTATCATCGGTGTGCAGCTGTTCTTTCTGGCTTTCAACGTCATGGAAGCCTTATTGCCATCGCTGATTAGCAAGGAATCGCCGGCGGGATACAAAGGCACGGCGATGGGCGTTTACTCCACCACGCAGTTTATCGGTGTAGCAATTGGCGGGAGCCTCGGCGGCGGACTGTTTGAGCTTTATGGTGCTTCTGCCGTGTTTATAGCTGGCGCAGCCATTTCGACCATCTGGCTACTGGTCAGCTTCACCATGCAAGAACCGCCTTATCTCAGCAGCCTGAGAATTACACTGCCTGATTTAGCACTACGCGATAGTGAATTGGAACAGAAAATACGTACCCAACCCGGCGTTGCCGACGTTGTGGTCGTGCCAGATGAGCAGAGTGCCTATGTGAAGATCGATAATAAGAAAACCAATAGGCAGCAGTTAGAGCAGTTGGTCGGACAGAACTAA
- a CDS encoding YajQ family cyclic di-GMP-binding protein: MPSFDIVSEIDMQEVRNAVENATRDLSTRWDFRNVPASFELNEKSQSIKVASESDFQVQQLVDILREKLLKRGIEGGALDVPEEFEHSGKAYSVEAKLKQGIETTQAKQIVKLIKDSKLKVQAQIQGEQVRVTGKSRDDLQGVMALIRGGNLGQPFQFTNFRD, from the coding sequence ATGCCATCTTTCGATATTGTTTCGGAAATTGATATGCAGGAAGTCCGTAACGCGGTGGAAAATGCGACGCGCGATTTGAGCACCCGTTGGGATTTTCGTAATGTTCCGGCTAGCTTTGAACTGAATGAGAAATCACAGAGTATCAAAGTGGCCAGCGAGTCAGATTTTCAGGTACAACAGCTGGTTGATATTCTGCGCGAAAAGTTGCTGAAACGCGGGATTGAAGGCGGTGCGTTAGACGTCCCGGAAGAGTTCGAGCATAGCGGTAAAGCGTACAGCGTGGAAGCGAAGCTGAAGCAGGGCATTGAGACTACGCAGGCGAAGCAAATCGTCAAGCTGATCAAAGACAGCAAGCTGAAAGTGCAGGCGCAGATTCAGGGTGAACAGGTTCGCGTCACCGGTAAATCACGTGATGATTTGCAGGGTGTGATGGCGCTGATTCGTGGTGGAAATCTGGGGCAACCGTTCCAGTTTACCAACTTCCGCGATTGA
- the panE gene encoding 2-dehydropantoate 2-reductase produces the protein MKITVLGCGALGQLWLAALHQQGHDVQGWLRIPQPYCPVNVTMLDGQHCNLNLTANDPAHLAQSELLLVTLKAWQVSDAVSVLLPQLNPHCTILLLHNGMGTREELPSLQQPLVLGITTHAARRDATNVVHVAAGTTHIGTFNGDSSQSHLAEVLHHALPDVAWHTNISATCWLKLAANCVINPLTVKYHCTNGELSAYPELIASLCQEVGSVMEREGFHTSRDSLLPYVNQIIQNTAANTSSMLQDIIAQRHTEIDYITGYLLHRARLHGLTLPENARLFDYIKQKENDYDRIGTGVSGTW, from the coding sequence ATGAAAATCACCGTTCTTGGCTGTGGCGCGCTGGGCCAACTTTGGCTCGCCGCGTTGCATCAGCAAGGGCATGATGTCCAGGGATGGCTGCGCATTCCACAACCCTATTGTCCGGTCAATGTCACCATGCTGGATGGTCAGCACTGTAATCTCAACCTGACGGCTAACGATCCCGCACATCTTGCCCAAAGCGAACTGCTGCTGGTGACGTTAAAAGCCTGGCAGGTTTCCGATGCCGTTAGCGTGCTGTTGCCACAGCTCAACCCGCATTGCACAATTCTGCTTTTACACAACGGGATGGGCACTCGGGAAGAATTACCGTCGCTACAGCAGCCGCTGGTACTGGGTATCACCACCCATGCCGCCCGGCGCGACGCGACCAACGTTGTGCATGTTGCCGCTGGTACAACGCATATCGGCACCTTTAACGGCGACAGCAGCCAAAGTCATCTGGCGGAAGTGCTGCACCATGCTTTGCCTGATGTGGCCTGGCACACCAACATTAGCGCCACCTGCTGGCTGAAGCTGGCGGCTAACTGCGTCATCAATCCGCTCACGGTGAAGTATCATTGCACCAATGGCGAGCTTTCTGCGTACCCGGAACTGATTGCGTCGCTTTGTCAGGAAGTGGGCAGCGTCATGGAACGAGAAGGTTTCCATACATCGCGAGATAGCCTGCTGCCCTACGTGAATCAAATTATTCAGAACACCGCGGCAAACACCTCATCGATGTTGCAGGACATCATCGCGCAGCGACATACCGAAATTGACTACATTACCGGGTATTTACTGCACCGTGCGCGTCTCCACGGTCTGACGCTCCCCGAAAATGCCCGTCTGTTTGACTACATTAAGCAAAAGGAAAATGATTATGACCGCATCGGCACTGGTGTGTCTGGCACCTGGTAG
- the yajL gene encoding protein deglycase YajL produces MTASALVCLAPGSEETEAVTTIDLLVRAGIQVTLASVAGDGNLEIVCSRGVRLLADAPLATVADRPFDVLVLPGGLQGAECFRDSPILVECIRQAHLEGKIVAAMCATPALVLEYHQLFPMGNMTGYPAFKEKIAPEKWMEKRVVYDPRVNLLTTQGPGTSMDFALKIIDLLLGKEKAAEVAEQLILPPGIHNYRD; encoded by the coding sequence ATGACCGCATCGGCACTGGTGTGTCTGGCACCTGGTAGTGAAGAAACTGAAGCCGTCACAACCATCGATTTGCTTGTCCGGGCAGGCATTCAGGTAACGCTTGCCAGCGTCGCTGGCGATGGCAATCTTGAAATCGTCTGCTCACGCGGGGTAAGACTGCTGGCGGATGCGCCGCTGGCTACCGTCGCCGATCGGCCTTTTGATGTGCTGGTATTACCGGGTGGGCTGCAAGGTGCGGAGTGCTTCCGTGATAGCCCAATACTGGTGGAATGCATTCGACAAGCGCATCTGGAAGGAAAAATTGTTGCGGCAATGTGCGCAACGCCTGCGCTGGTGCTTGAATATCATCAGCTGTTTCCTATGGGAAACATGACGGGTTATCCGGCATTTAAAGAGAAGATCGCACCAGAAAAATGGATGGAGAAACGCGTCGTCTACGATCCGCGCGTGAATCTGCTCACTACGCAAGGGCCCGGTACTAGCATGGATTTTGCACTGAAGATCATCGATTTACTGCTAGGGAAAGAAAAAGCTGCCGAGGTTGCCGAGCAGCTCATCCTGCCGCCGGGCATTCATAACTATCGTGATTAG
- the thiI gene encoding tRNA uracil 4-sulfurtransferase ThiI, producing the protein MKFIIKLFPEITIKSQSVRLRFIKILTGNIRNVLKHYDETLAVVRHWDHIEVRAKDESQRSAIRDALTRIPGIHHILEVEDHAYTDVHNIFEQALALYREQLEGKTFCVRVKRRGKHEFSSQDVERYVGGGLNQHIETARVNLTAPQVTVHLEIEQDRLLLIKGRYEGIGGFPIGTQEDVLSLISGGFDSGVSSYMLMRRGCRVHYCFFNLGGAAHEIGVKQVAHYLWNRFGSSHRVRFIAIDFDPVVGEILEKVDDGQMGVVLKRMMVRAASKIAERYGVQALVTGEALGQVSSQTLTNLRLIDNASDTLILRPLISHDKEHIIKQARELGTEDFAKTMPEYCGVISKSPTVKAVKAKIEAEESHFDFAILERVVSEARNIDIREIAEQTKQEVVEVETVASFAPTDVLLDIRAPDEQDDKPLELDQVEIKSLPFYKLGTQFGDLDQSKTYLLYCERGVMSRLQALYLREQGFSNVKVYRP; encoded by the coding sequence ATGAAGTTTATCATTAAATTGTTCCCGGAAATCACCATCAAGAGCCAATCTGTGCGGTTGCGCTTTATCAAGATTCTAACCGGAAACATTCGCAACGTATTAAAACACTATGATGAAACGCTGGCGGTTGTCCGTCACTGGGATCATATCGAAGTTCGGGCCAAAGACGAAAGCCAGCGTTCAGCAATTCGTGATGCGCTGACGAGAATTCCGGGTATTCACCATATTCTGGAAGTGGAAGATCACGCCTACACCGACGTGCACAATATCTTTGAACAGGCGCTGGCGCTGTATCGTGAGCAGTTGGAAGGCAAGACATTTTGTGTGCGGGTGAAACGCCGCGGTAAGCATGAATTTAGTTCACAGGACGTAGAGCGCTACGTCGGCGGTGGTCTGAACCAGCATATTGAAACGGCGCGAGTCAATCTCACTGCGCCGCAGGTGACTGTGCATCTGGAAATCGAGCAGGACCGTTTGCTGCTGATTAAAGGACGTTATGAAGGGATCGGCGGCTTCCCGATCGGTACGCAGGAAGATGTGCTGTCGCTGATTTCCGGTGGTTTCGACTCTGGCGTATCCAGCTATATGCTGATGCGTCGCGGGTGTCGCGTGCATTACTGCTTCTTTAACCTTGGCGGTGCGGCACACGAGATTGGTGTGAAACAGGTCGCACACTATCTGTGGAATCGTTTTGGTAGCTCACACCGAGTACGCTTTATTGCGATTGACTTCGATCCTGTTGTCGGTGAAATTCTGGAGAAGGTTGACGATGGCCAGATGGGCGTCGTATTGAAGCGCATGATGGTGCGCGCGGCCTCCAAAATTGCTGAGCGTTATGGTGTTCAGGCGCTGGTGACCGGTGAAGCGTTAGGGCAGGTTTCCAGCCAGACGTTGACCAACCTGCGTTTGATCGATAATGCCTCCGATACGCTGATTCTGCGTCCGCTGATTTCTCATGATAAAGAACACATTATCAAACAGGCTCGCGAACTGGGAACGGAAGATTTCGCCAAAACGATGCCGGAATATTGCGGTGTGATCTCGAAAAGCCCGACGGTGAAAGCGGTAAAAGCGAAGATTGAGGCCGAAGAAAGCCACTTTGATTTTGCTATTCTGGAGCGTGTGGTGAGCGAAGCGCGGAATATTGATATCCGTGAGATCGCTGAACAGACCAAGCAAGAAGTGGTTGAAGTCGAAACGGTCGCGTCGTTTGCCCCAACCGACGTGCTGCTGGATATCCGTGCGCCGGATGAACAGGACGATAAGCCGCTTGAGCTGGATCAGGTCGAAATCAAATCCTTACCGTTCTACAAGCTGGGTACGCAGTTTGGCGATTTGGATCAGAGCAAAACCTACCTGCTTTACTGCGAACGTGGCGTGATGAGCCGCTTGCAGGCGCTGTACCTGCGTGAGCAAGGCTTCAGCAATGTGAAGGTATACCGTCCGTAA
- the xseB gene encoding exodeoxyribonuclease VII small subunit codes for MPKKTEQPVSFESSLNELEKIVTHLESGELPLDDALNEFEHGIQLARQGQQKLQQAEQRVQILLSDDPNAPLSPFTPDNDAL; via the coding sequence ATGCCTAAGAAGACCGAGCAGCCAGTCAGCTTTGAAAGCTCGCTGAACGAACTGGAAAAAATCGTTACCCACCTCGAATCAGGCGAACTGCCGCTGGATGATGCGCTAAATGAATTTGAGCATGGCATCCAGCTCGCTCGTCAGGGTCAGCAAAAACTGCAACAGGCGGAACAGCGCGTACAAATCCTGCTGAGCGACGATCCCAATGCCCCGCTGTCACCGTTCACGCCGGATAATGACGCGCTATGA
- the ispA gene encoding (2E,6E)-farnesyl diphosphate synthase produces MTDFSTQLNAHYQRTNRMLGHFIASLPFQSSPLVNAMEYGSLLGGKRLRPFLVYTTGELFGMSLESLDAPAAAVECIHAYSLIHDDLPAMDDDDLRRGQPTCHIKFGEANAILAGDALQTLAFSILADAPMPQVSDRDRLAMLSELAHASGVAGMCGGQAFDLEAEGHQVDLTALERIHRHKTGALIRAAVRLGALAAGDTGRAALPHLDRYADAIGLAFQVQDDILDVVGDSATTGKRQGADQQLGKSTYPSLLGLENARKKAQELYQESLASLDDLVASSPIPLNIAPLQALANFIVERDK; encoded by the coding sequence ATGACCGATTTCAGCACGCAACTGAATGCGCATTACCAACGCACTAACCGTATGTTGGGCCATTTCATCGCCAGCCTCCCCTTTCAGAGTAGTCCACTGGTCAATGCGATGGAGTATGGCTCACTCTTAGGGGGCAAACGCCTGCGCCCGTTTCTGGTTTATACTACAGGTGAACTGTTTGGCATGTCGTTAGAAAGCCTGGATGCCCCTGCTGCGGCAGTAGAATGTATCCATGCCTACTCACTGATTCATGACGATCTGCCAGCGATGGACGACGACGATTTACGCCGCGGACAGCCAACCTGCCATATCAAATTTGGCGAAGCCAATGCCATTCTGGCGGGGGATGCCCTGCAAACGTTGGCGTTCTCCATTCTGGCCGACGCGCCGATGCCACAGGTCTCCGATCGCGATCGGCTGGCGATGCTCTCAGAATTGGCGCACGCCAGCGGGGTCGCGGGCATGTGCGGCGGGCAGGCTTTCGACCTGGAAGCGGAAGGTCATCAGGTCGATCTGACTGCGTTAGAGCGCATTCACCGCCACAAAACTGGCGCCTTGATTCGCGCAGCCGTTCGACTAGGCGCACTGGCCGCCGGTGACACAGGACGCGCCGCCTTGCCCCATCTGGATCGCTACGCTGACGCGATTGGGCTCGCCTTTCAGGTTCAGGACGATATTCTCGATGTTGTTGGCGACAGCGCGACAACAGGCAAACGTCAGGGTGCAGACCAGCAGTTAGGTAAAAGCACCTATCCCAGCCTGCTGGGGTTAGAGAACGCACGAAAAAAAGCACAGGAGCTTTATCAGGAATCACTGGCATCGCTGGACGATCTCGTCGCATCCAGTCCGATCCCCCTGAATATTGCCCCACTACAAGCGCTGGCGAATTTCATCGTTGAACGCGATAAGTAA
- the dxs gene encoding 1-deoxy-D-xylulose-5-phosphate synthase, with product MSFDTAKYPTLALVETPDELRLLPKDSLPKLCDELRQYLLDSVSRSSGHFASGLGTVELTVALHYVYNTPFDHLVWDVGHQAYPHKILTGRRDRISTIRQKGGLHPFPWRDESDYDVLSVGHSSTSISAGLGMAVAAEREGKGRRTVCVIGDGAITAGMAFEAMNHAGDIRSDLLVVLNDNEMSISENVGALNNHLAQLLSGKLYASLREGGKKVLSGLPPIKELVKRTEEHLKGMVVPGTLFEELGFNYIGPVDGHDVQALAHTLKNMRSLKGPQLLHIMTKKGKGYAPAEQDPISWHAVPKFDPASGTLPKSKEGAQPTYSKIFGQWLQETAAKDSKLMAITPAMREGSGMVQFSRDYPQQYFDVAIAEQHAVTFAAGLAVGGYRPVVAIYSTFLQRAYDQVIHDVAIQNLPVLFAIDRGGIVGADGQTHQGAFDLSFLRCIPNMIIMTPSDENECRQMLHTGYHYHKGPTAVRYPRGNGTGTELTPLSELPIGKGVVRRQGETIAILNFGTLLPEAQVAAEQLNATLVDMRFVKPLDEALLEELAQSHSTFVTLEENAIMGGAGSGVNEFLMAKRLAVSVLNIGLPDVFIPQGSQEEIRADLGLDAAGIERRITQWMA from the coding sequence ATGAGTTTTGATACCGCGAAGTACCCTACATTGGCGTTAGTGGAAACACCGGATGAACTTCGACTGTTGCCGAAAGATAGCCTGCCGAAGCTGTGCGATGAGCTGCGCCAATACCTGCTGGACAGCGTCAGCCGTTCAAGCGGCCATTTTGCTTCAGGATTAGGGACGGTTGAATTAACGGTTGCCCTGCATTATGTCTACAACACCCCTTTCGATCATCTGGTATGGGATGTCGGCCATCAGGCTTATCCGCACAAGATCCTGACGGGTCGTCGCGATCGTATTTCAACGATCCGCCAAAAAGGCGGTTTGCACCCTTTTCCGTGGCGCGATGAAAGCGACTATGACGTACTAAGCGTCGGGCATTCGTCCACCTCAATCAGTGCCGGGCTGGGTATGGCCGTTGCGGCCGAGCGTGAAGGCAAAGGACGCCGTACGGTTTGTGTAATCGGTGATGGCGCGATTACCGCGGGGATGGCCTTTGAGGCGATGAACCATGCGGGTGACATCCGCTCCGACCTGCTGGTTGTGCTGAACGACAACGAAATGTCGATTTCGGAAAACGTCGGTGCCTTGAACAACCACCTGGCACAACTGCTGTCCGGCAAGCTCTATGCCAGCCTGCGCGAAGGCGGGAAAAAGGTCTTATCTGGCCTGCCGCCAATCAAAGAGCTGGTGAAGCGTACCGAAGAGCATCTTAAAGGCATGGTCGTGCCGGGTACGTTATTTGAAGAGCTGGGTTTTAATTATATTGGTCCGGTCGATGGCCATGACGTTCAGGCGCTGGCGCATACATTGAAAAACATGCGCAGCCTGAAAGGCCCGCAGCTCCTGCATATCATGACGAAAAAAGGCAAAGGCTATGCCCCTGCCGAACAGGATCCGATCAGTTGGCATGCGGTGCCAAAATTCGATCCAGCCAGCGGCACATTGCCGAAAAGCAAGGAAGGCGCTCAACCCACCTATTCTAAAATCTTCGGTCAATGGCTACAGGAAACGGCAGCCAAGGACAGCAAGCTTATGGCGATCACGCCAGCGATGCGCGAAGGCTCCGGCATGGTGCAGTTCTCCCGCGATTACCCGCAGCAATATTTTGACGTGGCAATCGCCGAACAGCATGCTGTCACATTTGCTGCCGGTCTGGCAGTTGGCGGCTATCGCCCGGTTGTCGCCATTTACTCGACGTTCCTGCAACGTGCCTACGATCAGGTTATCCACGATGTGGCGATCCAGAACCTACCGGTTCTGTTTGCTATCGATCGCGGCGGTATTGTTGGTGCGGACGGGCAAACGCATCAGGGAGCGTTCGATCTCTCTTTCTTACGCTGTATCCCAAACATGATCATCATGACGCCCAGCGATGAAAATGAGTGCCGCCAGATGCTGCACACGGGCTATCACTACCATAAAGGCCCAACAGCGGTGCGTTACCCGCGAGGAAACGGTACAGGTACTGAACTGACGCCGCTCTCAGAACTGCCGATTGGTAAAGGCGTGGTGCGCCGTCAGGGAGAAACGATCGCGATTCTGAACTTCGGTACGCTATTGCCAGAAGCACAAGTTGCGGCAGAGCAGTTAAACGCCACCCTCGTCGATATGCGTTTTGTGAAGCCACTGGATGAAGCGTTACTGGAAGAGTTGGCACAGTCCCACAGCACGTTTGTGACGCTGGAAGAAAATGCGATCATGGGCGGCGCGGGAAGCGGCGTGAATGAATTCCTGATGGCGAAGCGCCTTGCCGTCTCGGTGCTGAACATCGGGCTACCGGACGTCTTTATTCCGCAAGGTTCACAGGAAGAAATCCGTGCCGATCTGGGTCTGGATGCAGCCGGTATCGAGCGCAGAATAACGCAGTGGATGGCATAA
- the pgpA gene encoding phosphatidylglycerophosphatase A produces the protein MTILASKTDSASKTKGAEVAKRRLRLSNPWHLLATGLGSGLSPWMPGTVGSLAAIPLWYLMSFLPLELYSLLVMLSICIGVYLCHQTAKDMGVHDHGSIVWDEFVGMWITLMAIPADKWQWVAAGFVVFRCLDIWKPWPIRWFDRNVHGGMGIMIDDIVAGVISAGIIYFIGHHWPIF, from the coding sequence ATGACCATTTTAGCGAGCAAAACTGATTCCGCGAGTAAGACGAAAGGCGCTGAGGTGGCAAAACGCCGTCTACGGCTGAGTAACCCGTGGCACCTGCTGGCGACGGGATTGGGTAGTGGTCTATCTCCCTGGATGCCGGGCACGGTAGGGTCGCTGGCGGCGATCCCTCTGTGGTATCTCATGTCCTTCCTGCCGCTTGAATTGTATTCGCTGCTGGTCATGCTGAGCATTTGTATCGGTGTTTACCTGTGTCATCAGACGGCGAAAGATATGGGCGTTCACGATCACGGCAGCATCGTCTGGGACGAATTTGTCGGTATGTGGATTACCCTGATGGCGATTCCGGCGGATAAGTGGCAGTGGGTGGCGGCTGGATTTGTCGTTTTCCGCTGTCTGGATATTTGGAAACCCTGGCCGATTCGTTGGTTTGATCGCAACGTGCATGGCGGTATGGGAATCATGATCGATGATATTGTCGCAGGGGTGATCTCGGCGGGAATTATCTATTTTATTGGTCATCACTGGCCGATATTCTGA
- the thiL gene encoding thiamine-phosphate kinase, whose product MVEGEFDLIARYFNRVRSSRRDVELGIGDDCALLTVADKQMLAVSTDTLVSGVHFLPDIDPADLGYKSLAVNLSDLAAMGADPAWLSLAITLPQSNSQWLAAYSDSLFELLDYYGMQLVGGDTTRGPLSLTLTIHGLVPAGRALTRRGARIGDWIYVTGSLGDSAAGLAILQNTLHVDDEEARQGLILRHLRPQPRILQGQALRDLASSAIDLSDGLISDLQHILKASECGARINLDAIPQSDWLRGCVDEEQALRWALSGGEDYELCFTVPEINRGALELALGHLGAGYTCIGQIGPSSEGVRFFRDNKATELNWKGYDHFSEQN is encoded by the coding sequence ATGGTTGAAGGTGAGTTTGACCTTATTGCCCGCTATTTTAATCGGGTCCGAAGTTCACGTCGCGATGTTGAGTTAGGCATTGGTGATGACTGTGCGTTACTGACGGTGGCAGATAAGCAGATGCTGGCAGTCAGTACCGACACGCTGGTATCTGGCGTTCATTTCCTACCCGATATCGATCCCGCCGATCTGGGTTACAAATCTCTGGCGGTCAATTTAAGCGATCTGGCTGCAATGGGAGCCGATCCTGCCTGGCTTTCTCTAGCCATTACCCTACCTCAAAGTAATAGTCAGTGGCTGGCCGCGTATAGCGACAGTTTGTTTGAGCTACTTGATTACTATGGTATGCAGTTGGTTGGCGGAGATACGACGCGTGGCCCACTGAGCCTGACGCTGACTATCCACGGTCTGGTGCCTGCGGGTCGGGCGTTGACGCGTCGCGGGGCCAGAATTGGCGACTGGATCTATGTTACGGGTTCATTAGGCGACAGCGCTGCCGGTCTGGCTATCCTACAGAATACGCTGCACGTTGATGATGAAGAGGCACGTCAGGGATTGATCCTGCGTCATCTGCGACCTCAGCCCAGAATCCTGCAAGGTCAGGCGCTGCGCGATCTGGCCAGTTCGGCTATCGATCTTTCCGACGGTCTCATTTCCGATCTACAGCATATACTTAAAGCCAGCGAGTGCGGTGCGCGTATTAATCTGGACGCGATTCCACAATCTGATTGGCTGCGGGGCTGTGTTGATGAAGAACAGGCATTGCGCTGGGCGCTATCTGGCGGCGAAGACTATGAGCTGTGTTTTACCGTGCCGGAAATTAACCGCGGTGCGCTGGAGCTTGCTTTGGGGCATCTCGGTGCTGGCTACACCTGTATCGGGCAAATCGGACCTTCATCTGAAGGGGTTCGCTTTTTCAGGGATAATAAAGCGACCGAGCTGAACTGGAAGGGGTATGACCATTTTAGCGAGCAAAACTGA